A window of the Agrococcus jejuensis genome harbors these coding sequences:
- a CDS encoding sensor histidine kinase gives MTTAHGTPDVRVGGAVALPRPPGVLRRFTARHPRLVDWTLAIGTQLPVLVIGVILAAFDATQRVDGLLMAGVALVAGAALLWRRRWPLLPTLVCAALLTIPSELAAGGWLAIYVALYSVGAYGKPLHVWIGVAAATAGSLVGTLVVPSLEPLSIGPVVSINLVGLASYVVAVLLGTSVRGRRAYVAALIARADDLAREREKQAQLAVAAERSRIAREMHDVVSHGLTVMVTLAEGSAAQAARDPERAADTMRRVADTGRDSLAEMRRLLGVLREPGDAADRAPQPAAGDLHALVASFRDVGMPVRLTTSGAAIADQTLALTVHRIVQEALTNAMRHASDAARVEVDVRHGSGVVRVEVVDDGTGAPAATTGAGRGLVGMRERVALFAGDVVAGPREPTGWRVVATLHETPTAEQEPA, from the coding sequence CAGGCATCCTCGGCTCGTCGACTGGACGCTCGCGATCGGCACGCAGCTGCCGGTGCTCGTCATCGGCGTCATCCTCGCCGCGTTCGACGCGACGCAGCGCGTCGACGGCCTGCTCATGGCCGGCGTCGCGCTCGTCGCGGGCGCCGCGCTGCTGTGGCGTCGGCGCTGGCCGCTGCTGCCGACGCTCGTCTGCGCGGCGCTGCTCACCATCCCATCCGAGCTCGCCGCCGGCGGCTGGCTCGCGATCTACGTCGCCCTCTACTCGGTCGGCGCGTACGGCAAGCCGCTGCACGTGTGGATCGGCGTCGCCGCGGCCACGGCGGGCTCGCTCGTCGGCACCCTCGTCGTCCCCTCGCTCGAGCCGCTGTCGATCGGCCCGGTCGTCTCGATCAACCTCGTCGGGCTCGCCTCCTACGTCGTCGCCGTGCTGCTCGGCACGTCGGTGCGCGGCCGGCGCGCGTACGTCGCGGCGCTCATCGCCCGCGCCGACGACCTCGCCCGCGAGCGCGAGAAGCAGGCGCAGCTCGCCGTTGCCGCCGAGCGCTCCCGCATCGCGCGCGAGATGCACGACGTCGTGAGCCACGGCCTCACCGTCATGGTCACGCTCGCCGAGGGCTCCGCGGCGCAGGCGGCGCGCGACCCCGAGCGCGCCGCCGACACCATGCGCCGCGTCGCCGACACCGGCCGCGACTCCCTCGCCGAGATGCGCAGGCTGCTCGGCGTGCTGCGCGAGCCCGGCGACGCCGCCGACCGCGCGCCGCAGCCCGCCGCCGGCGACCTGCACGCGCTCGTCGCCTCGTTCCGCGACGTCGGGATGCCCGTGCGGCTCACGACGTCGGGCGCGGCGATCGCCGACCAGACCCTCGCGCTCACGGTGCACCGCATCGTGCAGGAGGCGCTGACGAACGCGATGCGGCACGCGTCGGATGCCGCGCGCGTCGAGGTCGACGTGCGGCACGGCTCGGGCGTCGTGCGCGTGGAGGTCGTCGACGACGGCACCGGGGCGCCCGCCGCCACGACGGGCGCGGGCCGCGGCCTCGTGGGCATGCGCGAGCGCGTCGCCCTCTTCGCCGGCGACGTCGTCGCCGGCCCGCGCGAGCCGACGGGTTGGCGCGTCGTCGCCACCCTCCACGAGACCCCCACCGCCGAGCAGGAGCCCGCATGA
- a CDS encoding response regulator, whose translation MTIRIALVDDQELVRLGFRMVLEAEPDVEVVGEAGDGAAGAALAARGDVDVVLMDVRMPGVDGIAATERITAAATHPKVLVLTTFDLDEYAYAALRAGASGFLLKDARPAELVAAIRAVHAGDAALAPTVTRRMLDHFATSAPVETDASALEVLTPREREFLVAIAEGLTNDELARRFVLSESTVKTHVGRLLRKLDARDRVQLVILAYDLGLVGR comes from the coding sequence ATGACCATCCGCATCGCCCTCGTCGACGACCAGGAGCTCGTGCGCCTCGGCTTCCGCATGGTGCTCGAGGCCGAGCCCGACGTCGAGGTCGTCGGCGAGGCCGGCGACGGCGCCGCCGGAGCCGCGCTCGCGGCGCGCGGCGACGTCGACGTCGTGCTCATGGACGTGCGCATGCCCGGCGTCGACGGCATCGCCGCGACCGAGCGCATCACGGCCGCCGCGACGCATCCGAAGGTGCTCGTGCTCACGACGTTCGACCTCGACGAGTACGCCTACGCCGCCCTGCGCGCCGGGGCGAGCGGCTTCCTGCTGAAGGATGCGCGCCCCGCCGAGCTCGTCGCCGCCATCCGCGCCGTGCACGCGGGCGATGCCGCGCTCGCGCCCACGGTCACGCGGCGCATGCTGGACCACTTCGCGACGTCCGCGCCCGTCGAGACCGACGCATCCGCCCTCGAGGTGCTCACGCCGCGCGAGCGCGAGTTCCTCGTGGCGATCGCGGAGGGCCTCACGAACGACGAGCTCGCGCGCCGCTTCGTGCTGTCGGAGTCGACCGTGAAGACCCACGTCGGCCGCCTGCTGCGCAAGCTCGACGCCCGCGACCGCGTGCAGCTCGTGATCCTCGCCTACGACCTCGGTCTCGTGGGCCGCTGA
- a CDS encoding GntR family transcriptional regulator → MRFVVDPARAEPLHEQIARQVRAAFEAGELRQGERLPPARELADALDVNMHTVLRGYQSLRDLGLVELRRGAGARIRTDARPVGVRLHELVDELRAEGARLGVSRADLARMVAGAEPPRP, encoded by the coding sequence ATGCGCTTCGTCGTCGACCCCGCGCGCGCGGAGCCGCTGCACGAGCAGATCGCCCGGCAGGTGCGTGCGGCGTTCGAGGCCGGCGAGCTGCGGCAGGGGGAGCGACTGCCGCCCGCGCGCGAGCTCGCCGACGCGCTCGACGTCAACATGCACACGGTGCTGCGCGGCTACCAGTCGCTGCGCGACCTCGGCCTCGTCGAGCTGCGCCGCGGGGCCGGTGCGCGCATCCGCACCGACGCCCGCCCCGTGGGCGTGCGCCTGCACGAGCTCGTGGACGAGCTGCGCGCCGAGGGTGCGCGCCTCGGCGTCTCGCGCGCCGACCTCGCCCGCATGGTCGCGGGCGCCGAGCCGCCGCGCCCCTGA
- a CDS encoding GNAT family N-acetyltransferase: MLPEEYDKRRSLPRHLRPVRAEPEFSFVIRPATVRDIAAVRAIHAHYVLNSSVTLEDRPKTLLEWRRTFDGLERLRLPFLVAESGTKTVLGYALAEPWKPRSAYRTIVEHSIFLAPASTGRGLGKALLVALVDAATDAGCKEMIAVIADEKAEASVALHERLGFRETGRMGKVGFKFDRWLGTITMTRRLKKRRR; this comes from the coding sequence ATGCTGCCCGAGGAGTACGACAAGCGTCGCTCGCTGCCGCGCCACCTGCGGCCCGTGCGGGCCGAGCCCGAGTTCTCCTTCGTCATCCGCCCCGCGACCGTGCGCGACATCGCCGCCGTGCGCGCGATCCACGCGCACTACGTGCTCAACTCGTCGGTGACGCTCGAGGATCGGCCCAAGACGCTGCTGGAGTGGCGGCGCACGTTCGACGGGCTCGAGCGGCTGCGGCTGCCGTTCCTCGTCGCCGAGTCGGGCACGAAGACGGTGCTCGGCTACGCGCTCGCCGAGCCGTGGAAGCCGCGCAGCGCGTACCGCACGATCGTGGAGCACTCGATCTTCCTCGCGCCCGCATCCACCGGCCGAGGCCTCGGCAAGGCGCTGCTCGTCGCGCTCGTCGACGCCGCGACCGACGCCGGCTGCAAGGAGATGATCGCCGTCATCGCCGACGAGAAGGCGGAGGCGTCGGTCGCGCTGCACGAGCGCCTCGGCTTCCGCGAGACGGGCCGGATGGGCAAGGTCGGCTTCAAGTTCGACCGCTGGCTCGGCACGATCACGATGACGAGGCGACTGAAGAAGCGCCGCCGCTGA
- a CDS encoding uracil-DNA glycosylase gives MTAALAQLVDPGWAEALAPVEPTIRQLGERLRGEIAEGRRYVPEGARVLRAFERPIADVRVLIVGQDPYPTPGHAVGLSFSVDPAVRPVPRSLQNMYKELEADLGIAPASHGDLSRWADQGVLLLNRVLTTAAGTSDAHKGWGWEDVTEAAITALARRPEPLVAVLWGAKAQQLTPLLAGTPIVASPHPSPLSASRGFFGSRPFSRVNELLQQQGAPPIDWRLE, from the coding sequence ATGACCGCGGCGCTGGCGCAGCTCGTCGACCCCGGATGGGCCGAAGCGCTCGCGCCGGTGGAGCCGACGATCCGCCAGCTGGGGGAGCGGCTGCGTGGCGAGATCGCCGAGGGGCGCCGCTACGTGCCCGAGGGCGCGCGCGTGCTGCGCGCGTTCGAGCGGCCCATCGCCGACGTGCGCGTGCTCATCGTCGGCCAGGACCCGTACCCGACGCCCGGCCACGCCGTCGGCCTGTCGTTCTCGGTCGACCCCGCCGTGCGGCCCGTGCCGCGATCGCTGCAGAACATGTACAAGGAGCTCGAGGCCGACCTCGGCATCGCACCCGCATCCCACGGCGACCTCAGCCGCTGGGCCGACCAGGGCGTGCTGCTGCTCAACCGCGTGCTCACGACCGCTGCTGGCACGAGCGACGCCCACAAGGGCTGGGGCTGGGAGGACGTGACCGAGGCCGCGATCACAGCCCTCGCGCGTCGACCCGAGCCGCTCGTCGCCGTGCTGTGGGGTGCGAAGGCGCAGCAGCTCACGCCGCTGCTCGCCGGCACGCCCATCGTCGCGAGCCCGCATCCGTCGCCGCTGTCCGCATCCCGCGGCTTCTTCGGCTCGCGCCCCTTCTCGCGCGTGAACGAGCTGCTGCAGCAGCAGGGCGCCCCACCGATCGACTGGCGACTGGAGTAG
- a CDS encoding Type 1 glutamine amidotransferase-like domain-containing protein, whose protein sequence is MHLIGGGWAEDESAWTGRFVDEARERADGRPTIAVVLWAPTVAEGEAWHADYRDDLGKHDCEVRFVQLAADRQLDASDLAGADGIFVGGGLTPGYHAAVMPAAQAIRELVADGTPYAGFSAGAMIAGDVALLGGWRIGGVEVTREEASEGLDDVTLAEGVGLVDVVVDVHATQYGTLPRAIAIVDADLVERTVAIDERTSLVVGEQGLAAAGQGNVFVCTKDGPHVQVAVLGGR, encoded by the coding sequence GTGCACCTCATCGGCGGCGGATGGGCGGAGGACGAGTCGGCCTGGACCGGCCGCTTCGTCGACGAGGCGCGCGAGCGCGCCGACGGCCGCCCGACCATCGCCGTCGTGCTGTGGGCGCCGACCGTCGCAGAGGGCGAGGCGTGGCACGCCGACTACCGCGACGACCTCGGCAAGCACGACTGCGAGGTGCGGTTCGTGCAGCTCGCCGCCGACCGGCAGCTCGACGCCTCCGACCTCGCCGGCGCCGACGGCATCTTCGTGGGCGGCGGGCTCACGCCCGGCTACCACGCGGCCGTCATGCCGGCGGCGCAGGCCATCCGCGAGCTCGTCGCCGACGGCACGCCCTACGCCGGGTTCTCGGCAGGCGCGATGATCGCCGGCGACGTCGCCCTGCTCGGCGGCTGGCGCATCGGCGGCGTCGAGGTGACGCGCGAGGAGGCCTCCGAGGGGCTCGACGACGTGACGCTCGCCGAGGGCGTCGGCCTCGTCGACGTCGTCGTCGACGTGCACGCCACCCAGTACGGCACCCTGCCGCGCGCCATCGCGATCGTCGACGCCGACCTCGTCGAGCGCACCGTCGCCATCGACGAGCGCACGTCGCTCGTCGTCGGCGAGCAGGGCCTCGCCGCCGCGGGCCAGGGCAACGTGTTCGTGTGCACGAAGGACGGCCCCCACGTGCAGGTCGCGGTGCTGGGCGGCCGATGA
- a CDS encoding aspartate aminotransferase family protein: protein MSETVLNDHVEHASDPAAGDRARALDAHVFHSWSVQGQTNPFAIAGGLGTTVWDHDGREYLDFSSQLVNTNIGHQHPKVVAGIKAQADILTTVAPATTNLVRGEAAAAILAHAPGFQSVFFTNGGADANENAIRMARLHTGRDKVVSHYRSYHGNTGAAVVATGDWRRVPNEYARGHVHAFGPFPYRSEFWSQSVEQECERALQHMRRVIEAEGPESVAAILVESIPGTAGVIVPPPGYLAGLRELADRFGCMLILDEVMAGFGRTGAWFAHDDHDVRADLITFAKGVNSGYVPIGGVIVSPEIHETFSGRVFPGGLTYSGHPLAAASVVATLDAMASEGIVDNARRIGADVLGPGLAELAAKHPLIGEVRGVGVFWALDLVTDPGTREPVGAPVIGALKGALLQRGLLPFAADNRIHVVPPCVVTDDEAQQALAIYDEAFAEVGASL, encoded by the coding sequence ATGAGCGAGACCGTGCTGAACGACCACGTCGAGCACGCATCCGACCCCGCCGCAGGCGACCGCGCCCGCGCGCTCGACGCCCACGTCTTCCACTCGTGGTCGGTGCAGGGGCAGACGAATCCCTTCGCGATCGCGGGAGGCCTCGGCACGACGGTCTGGGACCACGACGGGCGCGAGTACCTCGACTTCTCGAGCCAGCTCGTGAACACGAACATCGGGCATCAGCATCCGAAGGTCGTCGCCGGCATCAAGGCCCAGGCCGACATCCTCACGACCGTCGCGCCCGCCACGACGAACCTCGTGCGCGGCGAGGCCGCCGCGGCCATCCTGGCGCACGCGCCCGGCTTCCAGAGCGTGTTCTTCACGAACGGTGGCGCCGATGCCAACGAGAACGCCATCCGCATGGCACGCCTGCACACGGGCCGCGACAAGGTCGTCTCGCACTACCGCTCCTACCACGGCAACACCGGCGCGGCCGTGGTCGCGACGGGCGACTGGCGCCGCGTGCCCAACGAGTACGCGCGCGGCCACGTGCACGCGTTCGGACCCTTCCCGTACCGCAGCGAGTTCTGGTCGCAGTCGGTGGAGCAGGAGTGCGAGCGCGCCCTGCAGCACATGCGGCGCGTCATCGAGGCCGAGGGGCCGGAGTCGGTCGCCGCGATCCTCGTCGAGTCGATCCCCGGCACCGCAGGCGTCATCGTGCCGCCGCCCGGCTACCTCGCGGGCCTGCGCGAGCTCGCCGACCGCTTCGGCTGCATGCTCATCCTCGACGAGGTCATGGCCGGCTTCGGCCGCACCGGCGCCTGGTTCGCGCACGACGACCACGACGTGCGCGCCGACCTCATCACCTTCGCGAAGGGCGTGAACTCGGGCTACGTGCCCATCGGCGGCGTCATCGTGAGCCCCGAGATCCACGAGACGTTCTCGGGCCGCGTGTTCCCCGGCGGCCTCACCTACTCGGGTCACCCGCTCGCGGCCGCCTCGGTCGTCGCGACGCTCGACGCCATGGCGTCGGAGGGCATCGTCGACAACGCGCGCCGCATCGGCGCCGACGTGCTCGGCCCCGGGCTCGCCGAGCTCGCCGCCAAGCACCCGCTGATCGGCGAGGTGCGCGGCGTCGGCGTCTTCTGGGCGCTCGACCTCGTGACCGATCCCGGCACGCGGGAGCCGGTCGGCGCCCCCGTGATCGGCGCGCTCAAGGGTGCGCTGCTGCAGCGCGGTCTGCTGCCGTTCGCGGCCGACAACCGCATCCACGTCGTGCCTCCGTGCGTCGTCACCGACGACGAGGCGCAGCAGGCGCTCGCGATCTACGACGAGGCGTTCGCCGAGGTCGGAGCGAGCCTGTGA
- a CDS encoding ABC transporter substrate-binding protein, which yields MHRTHRRALGVLAAASAAALALGACSAGGGDAPEEGADGLTPVTLQLQWFAQGQFAGYYAAVEQGFYEDAGLDVTIVEGGADIVPQTVLADGQADFAIAWVPKALASIEAGAGITNVGQIFQRSGTLQVSFADSGIEGPADLAGENVGSWGFGNEFELFAGMGEAGLDPMSDVTLVQQAFDMSGLLAGDIDAAQAMSYNEYAQLLETVDPETGELYTADDFTVIDWNEVGVAMLQDAIWANTEALQDESFQETTVAFLEASLQGWAFARDNPEEAAQIVVDAGSQLGASHQLWMVNEVNALIWPSPDGIGMIDQDAWDQTVEISLSTPNQDGSTVITQDPPDTAYDMTYVEQALANLEEAGVDVHGTDYAPIEVELTEGGQ from the coding sequence ATGCACCGCACACACAGGAGGGCGCTCGGCGTCCTGGCCGCCGCATCCGCGGCGGCCCTCGCGCTCGGCGCCTGCTCGGCAGGGGGCGGCGACGCTCCCGAGGAGGGCGCGGACGGGCTCACGCCCGTGACCCTGCAGCTGCAGTGGTTCGCGCAGGGCCAGTTCGCCGGCTACTACGCCGCCGTCGAGCAGGGGTTCTACGAGGACGCCGGCCTCGACGTGACGATCGTCGAGGGCGGCGCCGACATCGTGCCGCAGACGGTGCTCGCCGACGGCCAGGCCGACTTCGCGATCGCGTGGGTGCCGAAGGCGCTCGCCTCGATCGAGGCAGGCGCGGGCATCACGAACGTGGGCCAGATCTTCCAGCGCTCCGGCACGCTCCAGGTGTCGTTCGCCGACTCCGGCATCGAGGGACCCGCGGACCTCGCGGGCGAGAACGTGGGCTCGTGGGGCTTCGGCAACGAGTTCGAGCTCTTCGCAGGCATGGGCGAGGCGGGCCTCGACCCCATGAGCGACGTGACGCTCGTGCAGCAGGCGTTCGACATGTCGGGCCTGCTCGCCGGCGACATCGACGCGGCGCAGGCCATGTCGTACAACGAGTACGCGCAGCTGCTCGAGACGGTGGACCCCGAGACGGGCGAGCTGTACACGGCCGACGACTTCACGGTCATCGACTGGAACGAGGTCGGCGTCGCCATGCTGCAGGACGCGATCTGGGCCAACACGGAGGCGCTGCAGGACGAGTCGTTCCAGGAGACGACCGTCGCGTTCCTCGAGGCGTCGCTGCAGGGCTGGGCGTTCGCGCGCGACAACCCCGAGGAGGCGGCGCAGATCGTCGTCGACGCCGGCAGCCAGCTCGGCGCGAGCCACCAGCTGTGGATGGTGAACGAGGTCAACGCGCTCATCTGGCCGTCGCCCGACGGCATCGGCATGATCGACCAGGATGCGTGGGACCAGACGGTCGAGATCTCGCTGTCGACGCCCAACCAGGACGGCTCGACGGTCATCACGCAGGATCCGCCGGACACCGCCTACGACATGACGTACGTCGAGCAGGCGCTCGCGAACCTCGAGGAGGCGGGCGTCGACGTGCACGGCACCGACTACGCGCCGATCGAGGTCGAGCTGACGGAGGGCGGCCAGTAG